The Paraburkholderia sp. ZP32-5 genome includes a window with the following:
- a CDS encoding FUSC family protein, producing MMNRSKSHSTSPRWSTRLNSVVTAIYRKRPVWMVSFAASEASLSEGLRAACASTAMLVLGNLLHDPVFAWAAIGAFWTCLADAAGSNRARFMSMMGFALLSTLCGGITAFASAQGTAFAALAVLAFTALGAFGRIWGAATSQVTILAATACVVMVDRPMHDARAGFAFLGVYLVGCLFAVVLSLTVWRIHPFGTSRASLRAVYLRLADVAFDSARLVEQRARQRATRAEWATHAARFRADARAALERSRDALADVPPSRAGGAATYDTLLGLLTDGEALFAYLIAVSGASEKVPEDPRRTQRAARLLNAIGEVLSDIGTAAGDARWERLADLQQRLRRFAHRLESALLEPVKLASGFELVDFAPRDVHAEPWSACVERYAARAWSTLKANLSWQSVGLRHAARVGVTTTAGFVVIRALGLPFGYWATMATLLILQPSIAATWPRSIERAAGSIVGGLLAAVIGYAIHSPLGISLVVFPLVVATMALRPVSYSLFVLFLTPAFVLVADFATPGANELTFALTRLGNNVLGCLLALLATFVLWPTREKLDLRVYLGDAVRANLAYLRASLDAPRYSSKEIERLRRAAGLCSNNAEEALGRVRLEKLEDSMADTVTLTVLSLLRRMAGTATQLRLSANRRDMHRELGEWVASMSEAIDAALNRTLLPTRLELPARERLTSLEADVVGELARVHRLLTERMREARG from the coding sequence ATGATGAACCGCAGCAAGTCCCACTCGACATCGCCGCGCTGGTCGACCCGGCTGAATTCGGTCGTCACCGCGATCTATCGCAAGCGGCCGGTGTGGATGGTGTCGTTCGCGGCGAGCGAGGCGAGTCTGTCCGAGGGCCTGCGGGCCGCGTGCGCATCGACGGCGATGCTCGTGCTCGGCAACCTGCTGCACGATCCGGTGTTCGCGTGGGCGGCGATCGGCGCGTTCTGGACCTGCCTCGCCGATGCGGCCGGTTCGAATCGCGCGCGCTTTATGTCGATGATGGGTTTCGCGCTGCTGTCCACGCTGTGCGGCGGCATCACCGCGTTTGCCTCGGCGCAAGGCACTGCGTTTGCCGCGCTCGCGGTGCTGGCGTTCACGGCACTCGGCGCGTTTGGCCGTATCTGGGGCGCGGCTACGTCGCAGGTGACGATCCTCGCGGCAACCGCGTGCGTCGTGATGGTCGATCGGCCGATGCACGATGCGCGCGCCGGGTTCGCGTTTCTCGGCGTCTATCTGGTCGGCTGTCTGTTCGCGGTGGTGCTGAGTCTGACGGTGTGGCGCATTCATCCGTTCGGCACCAGCCGCGCGTCGTTGCGCGCGGTGTATCTGCGTCTCGCCGATGTCGCATTCGATAGCGCGCGCCTCGTCGAACAACGCGCGAGACAACGCGCGACGCGCGCCGAATGGGCGACGCATGCCGCGCGGTTTCGCGCCGATGCGCGCGCCGCGCTCGAACGTTCACGCGATGCGCTTGCCGACGTGCCGCCTTCGCGCGCGGGCGGCGCGGCCACTTACGACACGCTGCTCGGCTTGCTGACCGACGGCGAAGCGTTGTTCGCGTATCTGATCGCGGTATCGGGCGCGAGCGAGAAAGTGCCGGAGGATCCGCGTCGCACGCAACGCGCGGCACGGCTGCTGAATGCGATCGGCGAAGTATTGAGCGACATCGGCACGGCAGCCGGCGACGCACGCTGGGAACGTCTCGCGGATCTGCAGCAACGACTGCGGCGCTTTGCGCATCGGCTCGAAAGCGCGTTGCTCGAACCGGTGAAGCTGGCATCCGGTTTCGAACTGGTTGATTTCGCGCCGCGCGACGTGCATGCGGAGCCGTGGAGTGCATGCGTCGAGCGATACGCCGCGCGTGCATGGTCGACGCTGAAGGCGAATCTGTCGTGGCAGTCGGTCGGTTTGCGTCACGCGGCGCGTGTCGGCGTGACGACCACGGCGGGTTTTGTCGTGATCCGCGCGCTCGGGCTGCCGTTCGGTTACTGGGCGACGATGGCGACTTTGCTGATCTTGCAACCATCGATTGCCGCGACGTGGCCGCGCAGTATCGAGCGCGCGGCGGGCAGTATCGTCGGCGGCTTGCTGGCGGCCGTGATCGGCTACGCGATTCATTCGCCGCTCGGCATCTCGCTCGTGGTGTTTCCGCTGGTGGTCGCGACGATGGCGCTGCGACCCGTCAGCTATAGCCTGTTCGTGCTGTTTCTGACGCCGGCCTTCGTGTTGGTCGCCGACTTCGCGACGCCGGGCGCCAACGAGTTGACGTTCGCGCTGACGCGGCTCGGCAATAACGTGCTCGGTTGTCTGCTTGCATTGCTCGCGACCTTCGTTCTATGGCCGACGCGCGAAAAGCTCGATCTGCGTGTGTATCTCGGCGATGCGGTGCGCGCGAATCTCGCGTATCTGCGCGCGTCGCTCGATGCGCCGCGCTATAGCAGCAAGGAGATCGAGCGTTTGCGTCGCGCGGCGGGGCTGTGCAGCAACAACGCTGAAGAAGCGCTCGGTCGCGTGCGGCTGGAAAAGCTCGAAGACTCGATGGCCGATACGGTGACGCTGACGGTGCTGAGTCTACTGCGCCGGATGGCGGGCACCGCGACGCAGTTGCGTCTGAGTGCGAATCGGCGCGACATGCATCGCGAACTCGGCGAGTGGGTGGCGTCGATGAGCGAAGCGATCGATGCCGCGTTGAATCGCACCCTGTTGCCGACGCGGTTAGAGCTGCCGGCGCGCGAGCGGTTGACGTCGCTGGAAGCGGATGTGGTCGGCGAGCTGGCGCGCGTGCATCGGTTGTTGACGGAGAGGATGCGCGAGGCGCGGGGGTAG
- a CDS encoding GIY-YIG nuclease family protein: MAWFLYLLECSDGSVYTGIATDVAARFDKHVSGTGARYTRSRKPVRVLASFELADRSSASRAEYWVKRLTPTDKWALAAGTFTLESVLPIVAADAATEGGDGSENCPE; encoded by the coding sequence ATGGCGTGGTTTCTTTATCTGCTCGAATGCTCGGACGGCAGTGTCTATACCGGTATCGCGACCGATGTCGCCGCGCGTTTCGATAAACACGTGAGCGGCACGGGCGCGCGGTATACGCGTTCGCGTAAGCCGGTGCGCGTGTTGGCGTCGTTTGAACTGGCGGATCGGTCGAGCGCGTCGCGGGCGGAGTATTGGGTCAAGCGGCTGACACCGACGGATAAGTGGGCGTTGGCGGCGGGGACGTTTACGTTGGAGTCGGTGCTGCCGATAGTGGCTGCCGATGCCGCCACGGAAGGCGGCGATGGTTCCGAAAACTGCCCTGAATAA